The nucleotide window GCGCCCTCGAGGGCTTCTCGCCGACGTCGCTGGGCGTTCTGGGCTCCGCCTACTTCCTGGGATTCGCCGGCGGCTGCTTCGCCGGACCACGCATCGTCGAGCGGGCAGGACACATCCGCGCCTTCGCCGCCGTCGTCGCGATCGCCTCGACCACCGTGCTTGCGCACGCGATCGTGACCGAACCAGCGGTGTGGTGGGTCCTGCGCGTCATCACCGGCATCTGCTTCGCCACGCTCTTCATGATCATCGAGAGCTGGCTGAACGAGAAGTCGAGCAACGAAGAGCGCGGGCTCGTCTTCTCGATCTACACGATCATCCAGCTCTCCGTGATCACGATCGGTCAGATGCTGCTGGTGCTCGACGAGCCGTCCCGGTTCCCGCTCTTCGCAGCGGCGTCGATCCTGATCTCTCTCTCGGCCGTTCCGCTCGCGCTCACCCGTGCCGACGCACCCGGTCCGATCGAATCGGCACGCATCGATTTCGCTCACCTCTACCGGACCTCGCCGATCGGTGTCGCAGGCTGTCTCGTGGTCGGTCTGACGAATGGCTCGTTCTGGTCCCTCTCGCCGCTCTTCGTCCAGTCGGGCGGCGGCAAGGAGACGCAGGTCGCGCTCTTCATGAGCGCGGCGGTGGTCGGCGGCGCGATCGGGCAGTGGCCGCTCGGGACCCTCTCCGACCGGATCGACCGCCGACGCGTGATCCAGGCCGCCGGACTCGGGGCGGCGGCCTTTGGACTCGCCCTGTCGGGGCTCGCCCAGGCCGCGGCGACTCCGTGGCCATGGATCGCGGCGGCGGGGTACGGCGTCTTCGCCTTCCCCCTCTACGCGATCTCGGTCGCCCACACGAACGACTTCGTGGAGCCCGCCCGGTACGTGGAAGCCGCCAGCGGGTTGCTTCTCGTCTTCGCGACGGGGGCCGTCGTCGGCCCGCTCGTCGCCTCCACGTTGATGCACGCCTGGGGCGCGAGTGCCCTGTTCGCTCTCACCGCGGCGATCCACGGAGCGCTGGTCCTCTACGTGATCGTGCGCATGCCGCTCCGCGCGCGGCCCGCCGAAGCGGACCGCATCGCCTTCACCGACGCCCTGCTCGTGAGCACGACGACGTCGAGCGTCGACCCGCTCGTCCCCGAGGTCGAGGAAGAGCACCGGGAACGACCGGTTCCGAGAGACTGAATCGCGCGACCCGTCGGGGACGCGTCGAATCGCCGTGCCGCCCGAGCGAACCCGGGCGACCGCCGATCCGTCGTCGCTGCCGACGTGGCTGCCGCCGCCGATCAGTCGTCGCTGCCGCCGTCGCCGTCGCCGTCGTCCGCCGGTGCGTCGTCGCCGCCGGCCTCGGCCGCCTCTTCGCCGCCTTCCTCGTCCTCGTTGGCCGAATCGCGGAGACCGCGCGGAATGAGGACGGTCGCCACGGTCAGCTCGCCTTCCGTCGCCATGTCGATCCCGTCGGCGACGCCGAGGTCGCGCACGTGGAGCGAGTCACCGAGCTCCATGCCCGACACGTCCGCCTCGACGTCGTCCGGAATCGCGTTCGGCAGGCACATGAGGGTGACCTCGCGCATCTGCTGGTCGAGCACGCCACCGAGGACGACGCCCGCCGGGGTGCCGGTGAGGTGGATCGGGACCGAGACCTCGATCTTCGTCGTGAGGTCGACCTCGTAGAAGTCGACGTGGACCAGCTTGCCGCGCACGGCCTCGCGCTGGAGCTCCTTCGCGATCACCGTCTTGCCGCCGGCGTCGGATCCCTCCAGATCGATCAGCGTGTTCACGCCGGCGTGGCTCGTCTCGATCAGCCGCTCGAAGCCCGCCGAGTCGATCTGGATCGCGGTCGCCTCACGGCCCCCGCCATAGACCACCGCCGGCACCAAGCCCCTTCGTCGCAGCTCGCGCGCCGCGCCCTTGCCGCGCGTCTCCCGCGCCTCGACAGCGAAACTCACATCACCCATGTCGTTCTCCTCGTCGGTCCGGCCATCCTCGGAACAAGAGCCGAGGATGTCGTCGAGACCGACCTCTCGGTCGTCCCTGTGAAGCGCAACCGACCACCTGCGTCGGCGCACCGTTCTGGGATGGAAGGTCTAGAAGAGGGAGCTGACGCTCTCCTCGTTGTTGATCCGTCGAATCGCCTCGCCGATCGGAGCGGCGACCGAGACGACGTGAAGCTTGCCCATGTCCACCGCGTCGGGGCGGAGCGGGATGGTGTCGGTGACGATCACCTGGTCGAGCGGCGATTCGGCGATCCGCTTGAGCGCGGGGCCGGAGAGCACCGGGTGCGTGATCGCGGCGTGAACCGCGGTCGCGCCCTCGTCGATCAGGCTGCGAGCCGCTTCGCAGAGCGTGCCGGCGGTGTCGACCATGTCGTCCACGATGATGCAGGTCTGGCCCTGCACGTTGCCGATGATGTTCATGACCTCGGCGACGTTCGCGACCTCGCGGCGCTTGTCGATGATCGCCAGATTGGCGCCGAGCCGCTTCGCGTAGGCCCGGGCGCGCTCGGTGCCGCCGGCGTCCGGCGACACGACCGTCACGTTCGAACCGATGCGGCGCTCGATCGCGTCGAGCATGAGGCGAGTCGAGTAGAGGTTGTCGACCGGAATGTTGAAGAAACCCTGGATCTGGCCGGAGTGGAGGTCCATGCAGAGCAGGCGATCCGCGCCGGCGGTCTGGATCAGATCCGCGCAGAGCTTCGCCGTGATCGGCACGCGGGGCCGGACCTTACGGTCCTGGCGGGCGTAGCCGTAGTAGGGGATGACCGCGGTGATGCGGCGGGCCGACGCGCGCTTCAGCGCGTCGATCATGATGAGCATCTCCATCAGGTGGGTGTTCTGCGGCGCGCAGGTCGACTGCAGCGTGAAGCAGTCGAGTCCGCGCACGTTCTCGCCGATCTCGATCGCGCACTCGCCATCGCTGAACGTCCCGACCTCGGCGCGTCCGAGCTCGATGTCGAGATACGCCGCCACCGAACGGGCGAGCGCGACGTTCGCGTTCCCACTGAACAGCTTGAGATCCTGCATGCGTCTCGCCTTCTGGGTGGTGTTGCCCATTGCTTGGTCGGTCAGAGAGTCGTGGTGGGCCAGCGGCCGGTCACGGTCGGCGCCGCATCGCGGCTCAGTTGCGTCTTAGGCGCCCAACCGTCCCTTTCACTTGGTCAGAGTGGCTGGGGCGGTAGGATTCGAACCTACAAATGGCGGCTCCAAAGGCCGCTGCCTTACCATTTGGCGACGCCCCAAGAAAACGTTTCGTATCCAGTCAGTTGCCCGAGACGACCCGCGTCACACAGAGCCAGGCGTCGTCTTCGTTCGACGTGTCTTTCGGATCGGAGGAAGGGCCCGGTCGCTTCAGTGCGGCCGCCGCTTCTTCGGCGTCGGTCGCGTTCTGGAAGACGCCGAAGACCGTGCCCCCGCTCCCGGACATCCCGACGCCGATCGCGCCGGCCTCACGGAGACGGTCGAGCCATCGACCGATCGGGGGGCACAGGCGAATCGCGGCGGGTTCGAGATCGTTGACCAGCAGCTCCCCGAGGGCGTGTCTCCAAGCCCCCGTTTCGCCCGCCAGTCCCGAAATCGCCCGCATCGTAGAACCTGCCCCCGAAGCCGTCAACGAATCCTGCAGCACGTCGGCAACTCGGTAGACCTCCGCCGTTGCGACGGAAATCCCGGGATTGGCCAGGACGAGATCGAGGGCCGGAACCCCCGCCATGGGCTCGATCTGCTCCCCGATCCCGGTGACCAGCGCCGGCTCCGGCGCCAGGAAGTACGGCACGTCCGCCCCGAGTCCGAGCGCGACCTCGGCCAGATCGGCCGGAGCGCCCCCGATCAGCTCCGAGAGCGCGCTGAGCACCGTACCGGCGTCGCTCGACCCGCCGCCGAGCCCCGCACCGGCCGGGATCCACTTGCGCAGCCGGACCTCGACCCGGCCCGCGAGCCCGTAGACGTCCCGAAACCGATCGATCGCCCGCACGACCAGATTGTCCGGCCCGCCGGTCACGGCGGCGAGGTCGCGGGACAACCCGGCCTCCGGCGGCGATTCGACGTGGAGCCAGGTCTCCGTGGCCGCCTCTGCCCACCAGCGCAGCTCGATCTCGTCGGCGAGGCCGAGCGGCACGAAGAGGCTCTCGAGCAGGTGGTACCCGTCGTCGCGGAGCCCGGTGAGCCGCAGGCCGAGATTGACCTTGGCGGGGGCGCGGAGCGTGAGCTGGCGATCCGGATCGGCGCTCGGGCTCACCGCTCCGTCTCGACGAAGCGCATCCGCAGCTCGTAGAGGAGCGAGTCGATCAGCTTCCGCTCCTCCTCGTCGAGGTTGCCCCGGGTCTTGTCCCGGATCATCTCGAGCGTGTCGATCGTCTGCTGGGCGACGAGCGGGTCCGCCTCGACCGTCTCGCCGGTCGCCGGGTCCGGCACCGCCCCGAGCTGATAGAGCGCCGTCGTCCCCAACGACAGCGCGAAGGTCGAGAAGTCGACCCGGGGCAGACCTGCGTCTTCCTGATCGGCCATGGTGTTCAGCGCTCCTCCGAAGGCGTGGCGCGATCGGCCGGCGATTCCCCGTCCTCGCGATCCAGGCGCCCCATCTCGCGGTAAGCGTAGAGGAAGCGTTGCCCGACCGTCACGCACGAGCCGACCGCGAGCAGGAGGAGGACGGGCTCGAGCCAGCCGGTCAGGCTCCCGATCGCGAGCAGCCCGATCCGCTCGCCCCGCTCCAGGAACCCACCGGGCATCCGGTCGATCAGGAGCTCCGCCCGCGCCTTCGCGTAGGACGTGAGGACCGTGGCGACCAGGACGAGCGCGCACAGCCCCGCCCAGCCGACCTCCCCCGATCGCTCGTAGAAGACCACGAGGCCGAGCATCGCGAGGATGTCCACGACACGATCGAGAGAGGAGTCGAGGAAGGCGCCGAAGCGGGTGGCGATCCCGAAATGGCGCGCGACGACGCCGTCGACGAGATCGAAGAAGCCGCCCGCGATCAGCAGGCAGCCCCCGGTCCGGAGCGCACCCGAGGCGAAGGCGAGTCCCGCAGCGCCGGCCACGAGGGTGCCGAAGACGGTCATCACGTCCGGCGAGATCGGACGCCAGAACAGGAAGGGGAAGGCCGTGTGGATCCACCCGTCGATGCGGTGGCCCAGCTTCTCCTTGATCATGGTCTCGGGAGCGCGAAGCGGCTGGCTCCGCGCCGCGGGCTAGCCGCCGAAGGACGTGCCGTCGCCACCGAAGCCGCCGCCACCGACGGTCGTCGGACCGCCGAAGGTCGGCGCCGCCGGCTCGGGCGTCGCGGCCGGCGCTTCTGCACCAGCGCTGTCGGCGTTCGCGCGGGCGGCTTCTTCCTCGGCCTCGAGCTCGGCCGCGGTCGTCATCTTGTCCGTCACGTCGGGCAGGGCCTCGAGGTGGGCGTCGACGTCCGTCTGCTCCACCCAGTCGCGCCGGCTGCTGAGCCGTCGATCGAAACGCAGGCGTTCCACCGATTCTCGATCCATGTCTTCGTTCTCCGTTGACCCGTCGGAACGGCGCCGCGCGGGGGGCGACCGGTTCGGCCCTGATGTGATCGGGGGCGACGGGGAATATGGGGCGCCGCACACTAGCAGCGACCGGGGGAATCCGTCCACCGAGGGCACCCCCGGACCCGATTCCGCGCAGGGACGGGAACCCCCCGCCCTTCGAGTGGGTCGAATTGACCGGTTCAACGCGCCCGGATAGGCTGCGCCCCCGGAGAGCCACCTTGTCGCCGATCGTCCCTTCCCGAGCCCGAACGCGTGCGCCCGTCCGCCCCCTGCGCGGACTGCGGCCCATCCTCCTGGCTGCCGCCGCCGCGGTCGCCCTCGCCGGCTGCGCGGGCGACACGGTCACCTTCGAAGAGGTGAAGCCGGCGGAGGAGCTCTACGCGGACGGGCTCGAGATCCTCAAGGGCCGCCGGATCCTCGGCATCTTCCCGAACACCGACTACGACGCCGCGATCGAGAAGTTCCAGGCGATCATCGACAACTACCCGT belongs to bacterium and includes:
- a CDS encoding MFS transporter; this translates as MTRLIAPILALLASTSLLLMGNGLQGTLLPVRGALEGFSPTSLGVLGSAYFLGFAGGCFAGPRIVERAGHIRAFAAVVAIASTTVLAHAIVTEPAVWWVLRVITGICFATLFMIIESWLNEKSSNEERGLVFSIYTIIQLSVITIGQMLLVLDEPSRFPLFAAASILISLSAVPLALTRADAPGPIESARIDFAHLYRTSPIGVAGCLVVGLTNGSFWSLSPLFVQSGGGKETQVALFMSAAVVGGAIGQWPLGTLSDRIDRRRVIQAAGLGAAAFGLALSGLAQAAATPWPWIAAAGYGVFAFPLYAISVAHTNDFVEPARYVEAASGLLLVFATGAVVGPLVASTLMHAWGASALFALTAAIHGALVLYVIVRMPLRARPAEADRIAFTDALLVSTTTSSVDPLVPEVEEEHRERPVPRD
- a CDS encoding 50S ribosomal protein L25, translating into MGDVSFAVEARETRGKGAARELRRRGLVPAVVYGGGREATAIQIDSAGFERLIETSHAGVNTLIDLEGSDAGGKTVIAKELQREAVRGKLVHVDFYEVDLTTKIEVSVPIHLTGTPAGVVLGGVLDQQMREVTLMCLPNAIPDDVEADVSGMELGDSLHVRDLGVADGIDMATEGELTVATVLIPRGLRDSANEDEEGGEEAAEAGGDDAPADDGDGDGGSDD
- a CDS encoding ribose-phosphate pyrophosphokinase, producing MQDLKLFSGNANVALARSVAAYLDIELGRAEVGTFSDGECAIEIGENVRGLDCFTLQSTCAPQNTHLMEMLIMIDALKRASARRITAVIPYYGYARQDRKVRPRVPITAKLCADLIQTAGADRLLCMDLHSGQIQGFFNIPVDNLYSTRLMLDAIERRIGSNVTVVSPDAGGTERARAYAKRLGANLAIIDKRREVANVAEVMNIIGNVQGQTCIIVDDMVDTAGTLCEAARSLIDEGATAVHAAITHPVLSGPALKRIAESPLDQVIVTDTIPLRPDAVDMGKLHVVSVAAPIGEAIRRINNEESVSSLF
- a CDS encoding 4-(cytidine 5'-diphospho)-2-C-methyl-D-erythritol kinase gives rise to the protein MSPSADPDRQLTLRAPAKVNLGLRLTGLRDDGYHLLESLFVPLGLADEIELRWWAEAATETWLHVESPPEAGLSRDLAAVTGGPDNLVVRAIDRFRDVYGLAGRVEVRLRKWIPAGAGLGGGSSDAGTVLSALSELIGGAPADLAEVALGLGADVPYFLAPEPALVTGIGEQIEPMAGVPALDLVLANPGISVATAEVYRVADVLQDSLTASGAGSTMRAISGLAGETGAWRHALGELLVNDLEPAAIRLCPPIGRWLDRLREAGAIGVGMSGSGGTVFGVFQNATDAEEAAAALKRPGPSSDPKDTSNEDDAWLCVTRVVSGN
- a CDS encoding DUF1844 domain-containing protein; this encodes MADQEDAGLPRVDFSTFALSLGTTALYQLGAVPDPATGETVEADPLVAQQTIDTLEMIRDKTRGNLDEEERKLIDSLLYELRMRFVETER
- a CDS encoding CDP-alcohol phosphatidyltransferase family protein gives rise to the protein MIKEKLGHRIDGWIHTAFPFLFWRPISPDVMTVFGTLVAGAAGLAFASGALRTGGCLLIAGGFFDLVDGVVARHFGIATRFGAFLDSSLDRVVDILAMLGLVVFYERSGEVGWAGLCALVLVATVLTSYAKARAELLIDRMPGGFLERGERIGLLAIGSLTGWLEPVLLLLAVGSCVTVGQRFLYAYREMGRLDREDGESPADRATPSEER